Part of the Liberibacter crescens BT-1 genome is shown below.
TGCAACAGGCCAGGACGCAGCGAATATTATTGAAGGGTCACAAGGTTTAACGCACACAGAAATACGAGATGATTCCCTTTATTTCTCCTGCACACTTCCAAATATCATTTTAGGGACAATAGGTAATGGCAAAAAATCGCCTGCAATAGAAGAAAATCTTAAAGCGCTAGGGTGTATTGAAGAAAGAGAGCTTGGTGTAAATTCACGCCGTCTTGCCGCCATATGTGCCACAACAGTACTTTGTGGTGAACTTTCTCTTATCGCTGCTCAAACAAATCCTGGTGAACTTATGAAGTCACACATACATCTGGAAAGAGCATGACCAATATTATTAACAATCGCAAACTCGAACATATTGATATCATTTGTGAAGATCCAGACATAAACCGTCAAGGCAATTTCTTTGATAATTGGCAACTCATGCATAGAGCTCTTCCGGAAATAGCATTGGAAGATGTTGATCCTTCAGTGACATTCCTGGGGAAAAAATTATCTTTTCCTCTTTTAATTTCCTCAATGACCGGAGGCGATCATGAGCTCTTAAAAAAAATTAATCGAAATTTGGCTATTGCTGCAGAAAAAACAGGCGTAGCGATGGCTGTCGGTTCACAGAGAATCATGTTTTCCTCACCTGAAGCCATAAACAGTTTTGATCTTCGCCAATATGCACCTCATACAGTTCTTTTGGCAAATTTGGGTGCTGTTCAGTTAAACTATGGTTTTGGAATAAAAGAAGCTCTTGAAGCTGTTCAAATTCTTGAAGCAGATGGTTTGTTTTTACATCTTAATCCTCTGCAAGAAGCCATTCAGCCAGAAGGAAATACGAATTTTTCTAACCTTGGAGAAAAAATCGCCACTCTTGCAAAAGAGATGAACGTTCCAATACTTCTGAAAGAAGTAGGCTGTGGCATGTCACCAGCGGATATAGAATTGGGCCTGGAAGCAGGAATTCGTTATTTTGATGTTGCAGGACATGGAGGAACCTCATGGAGCCGTATAGAACAGTATCGTAATCTGCAAAGCAATCTTGGACTGTTGTTTCAGGATTGGGGTATTTCAACACCTTTGGCTCTGGAAATGGCTCGACCCTATCTTTCACGTGCACAGTTAATTGCCAGTGGTGGGCTTCGTAATGGACTCGATATTGTAAAATCGATTATCATGGGAGCATCTATGGGAGGCTTTGCAGCAATCTTTCTTCAACCTGCGATGACTTCAATTGACACTGTTATTAGTATAATAGAGCGCCTTAAGGAAGAATTTATTACTTCAATGTTTTTACTTGGTGCAAAACGCTTTGAAGATCTTCATTTAAAAAATGAGCTCTTAAGGCATAAATAACGGAATATCTATTAAATGAAATATGGTATCGAAGATATATGCTTCTATACATCCAATTATTACCTTGATCTATCCATGATAGCATCTAAATATGGTATAAATGTAGAGAAATTTTATACTGGGATTGGACAAGAAAAAATAGCCCTGGTACCTCCAGATGAAGATATTGTTACAATGGCGGCAGCTGCTACTTTGCCTATTCTTGAAAAACAAGACAAAAATCTTATACGTACCCTGCTTTTTGCAACCGAAAGCAGTGTTGATCAATCAAAATCAGCCGGTATTTGGCTACACAAGCTGATAGAATTACCAAGCACATGTCGTATTATAGAACTTAAACAAGCCTGTTATGGTGCAACCGGTGCCTTACATATGGCCTGCGCACTTGTAGCACGTGCACCAGAATATAAGGTCCTCGTCATTGCATCCGATATTGCCCGCTATGACTTGAACTCCTCAGGTGAACCTACACAAGGATGTGGAGCTGTTGCTATCCTTGTCTCATCCAAAGCTTCCATATTGGAAATTGAACCCATTACAGGTCTCCATGCAGAAGATGTGATGGATTTTTGGCGACCTAACTATCGTAAAACAGCACTTGTAGATGGGAAATATTCTACTAAAATATATTTGCAATCTTTAAAAAATTCCTGGCAGGATTATTGCAAACAAGGTGGACATGAATTCCATACCTTTGATCATTTTTGCTATCATCAACCTTTTACACGAATGGCAGAAAAAGCACATATACATCTCGCTAAAACTTCCGGAGCAGTATTATCTCAATCTAAAATTGATCAGGCTATTGCCCTGACAACAATTTATAATCGTATCATTGGGA
Proteins encoded:
- the fni gene encoding type 2 isopentenyl-diphosphate Delta-isomerase; this translates as MTNIINNRKLEHIDIICEDPDINRQGNFFDNWQLMHRALPEIALEDVDPSVTFLGKKLSFPLLISSMTGGDHELLKKINRNLAIAAEKTGVAMAVGSQRIMFSSPEAINSFDLRQYAPHTVLLANLGAVQLNYGFGIKEALEAVQILEADGLFLHLNPLQEAIQPEGNTNFSNLGEKIATLAKEMNVPILLKEVGCGMSPADIELGLEAGIRYFDVAGHGGTSWSRIEQYRNLQSNLGLLFQDWGISTPLALEMARPYLSRAQLIASGGLRNGLDIVKSIIMGASMGGFAAIFLQPAMTSIDTVISIIERLKEEFITSMFLLGAKRFEDLHLKNELLRHK